ATTATGAACGTAGTGGAAGCCTCTGGGAAGTGGCGCGATACAAGGTGATAGCCCTGTACACGAAGTGTTTGTTTTTGTGAAATCGAGTAGGTCGGGACACGTGTTATCTTGACTGAATATGGGGGGACCATCCTCCAAGGCTAAATACTCCTAACTGACCGATAGTGAACCAGTACCGTGAGGGAAAGGCGAAAAGAACCCCTGTGAGGGGAGTGAAATAGAACCTGAAACCGTATACGTACAAGCAGTGGGAGCCCCATCACTAAGTGCCTTTAGTGATGTGACTCACAAAGTGCAACCGTTTGATAAGCGTTAACGTTGACCTGCGAAGCAGCCAACGGTAAACCGCCAAAAATCAAGCAGGGTGCTTAGTGATGGGGTGACTGCGTACCTTTTGTATAATGGGTCAGCGACTTATATTTAGTAGCAAGGTTAAGCGAATAGCGGAGCCGTAGCGAAAGCGAGTGTTAACTGCGCGTTTAGTTGCTAGGTATAGACCCGAAACCCGGTGATCTAGCCATGGGCAGGTTGAAGGTTGAGTAACATCAACTGGAGGACCGAACCCACTAACGTTGAAAAGTTAGGGGATGACTTGTGGCTGGGGGTGAAAGGCCAATCAAACCGGGAGATAGCTGGTTCTCCCCGAAATCTATTTAGGTAGAGCCTCGGACGAATTCCATTGGGGGTAGAGCACTGTTAAGGCTAGGGGGTCATCCCGACTTACCAACCCTTTGCAAACTCCGAATACCAATGAGAACTATCCGGGAGACACACGGCGGGTGCTAACGTCCGTCGTGAAGAGGGAAACAACCCAGACCGCCAGCTAAGGTCCCAAAATATTGCTAAGTGGGAAACGATGTGGGAAGGCATAGACAGCTAGGAGGTTGGCTTAGAAGCAGCCACCCTTTAAAGAAAGCGTAATAGCTCACTAGTCGAGTCGGCCTGCGCGGAAGATGTAACGGGGCTAAGCAATATACCGAAGCTGCGGATACGTGTTTACACGTATGGTAGGGGAGCGTTGTGTAAGTGGATGAAGGTGGATTGAGAAGTCTGCTGGACATATCACAAGTGCGAATGCTGACATGAGTAACGATAATGGGAGTGAAAAACTCCCACGCCGGAAGACCAAGGTTTCCTGTCCCATGCTAATCAGGGCAGGGTAAGTCGGCCCCTAAGGCGAGGCAGAAATGCGTAGTCGATGGGAAACGGATTAATATTTCCGTACTTATATAATCAGTGATGGAGGGACGGAGAAGGCTAAGCAAGCTTGGCGTTGGTTGTCCAAGTGAAAGCAAGTAGGCCGAGAATTTAGGTAAATCCGGATTCTTAAAGCTGAGATGCGAGACGAGCCACTACGGTGGTGAAGTTGTTGATGCCCTGCTTCCAGGAAAAGCTTCTAAACTTATGATTATATGAACCGTACCCCAAACCGACACAGGTGGTCAGGTAGAGAATACTAAGGCGCTTGAGAGAACTCGGGTGAAGGAACTCGGCAAAATTGTACCGTAACTTCGGGAGAAGGTACGCCCTTGTTTGTGATAGGACTTGCTCCTTGAGCAGATGAGGGCCGCAGTGACCAGGTGGCTGGGACTGTTTATTAAAAACACAGCACTCTGCTAACTCGCAAGAGGACGTATAGGGTGTGACACCTGCCCGGTGCCGGAAGGTTAATTGATGGGGTTATCTTCGGAGAAGCTCTTGATCGAAGCCCCGGTAAACGGCGGCCGTAACTATAACGGTCCTAAGGTAGCGAAATTCCTTGTCGGGTAAGTTCCGACCTGCACGAATGGTGTAACCATGGCCACGCTGTCTCCACCCGAGACTCAGTGAAATTGAAATCGCAGTGAAGATGCTGTGTACCCGCACCTAGACGGAAAGACCCCGTGAACCTTTACTACAGCTTGGCACTGAACATTGAACCTACATGTGTAGGATAGGTGGGAGGCTTCGAAGCACAGTCGCTAGATTGTGTGGAGCCGTCCTTGAAATACCACCCTTGTATGTTTGATGTTCTAACATTGGTCCCTTATCGGGATTATGGACAGTGTCTGGTGGGTAGTTTGACTGGGGCGGTCTCCTCCCAAATAGTAACGGAGGAGCACGAAGGTTAGCTAATCACGGTCGGACATCGTGAGGTTAGTGCAATGGCATAAGCTAGCTTAACTGCGAGACAGACACGTCGAGCAGGTACGAAAGTAGGTCATAGTGATCCGGTGGTTCTGTATGGAAGGGCCATCGCTCAACGGATAAAAGGTACTCCGGGGATAACAGGCTGATACCGCCCAAGAGTTCATATCGACGGCGGTGTTTGGCACCTCGATGTCGGCTCATCACATCCTGGGGCTGAAGTCGGTCCCAAGGGTATGGCTGTTCGCCATTTAAAGTGGTACGCGAGCTGGGTTTAGAACGTCGTGAGACAGTTCGGTCCCTATCTGGTGTGGGCGTTGGATGATTGATGGGAGCTGCTCCTAGTACGAGAGGACCGGAGTGGACGAACCGCTGGTGTTCGGGTTGTCATGCCAATGGCATTGCCCGGTAGCTACGTTCGGAACGGATAACCGCTGAAAGCATCTAAGCGGGAAGCCGGCCCAAAGATGAGTCATCCCTGACTTTTAAAGTCCGGAAGGGTTGTTATAGACGATGACGTTGATAGGCAGGATGTGGAAGCGTTGTAAGGCGTTAAGCTAACCTGTACTAATTGCCCGAGAGGCTTAACCATACAACGCCCAAGAGGCTTTATATCTTGAGTGTTGTAAGACAAAGCTAATAGCAACGAGAGTAGTAGTACTCAGTGCTCAAAGATTGATTACGTGAATATCAGAATTCCTAAATTGTTAATTATTAAAGTAATATGGACTAAATAAGTCGGTATTACGCAAACAAGCGTTTGCAACCAGTTTTTCCTGGCAGCCATAGCGATACGGTACCACCTGATCCCATTCCGAACTCAGAAGTGAAACGTATTAGCGGCGATGGTAGTGTGGGGTTTCCCCATGTGAGAGTAGCACACTGCCAGGTCCCATTCGAAGAAAGGGCTATCCTAACGGATAGCCCTTTTTTATGCGTGATAGAAAGTGAAACGTATTAGCGCATGCCGCAAGCCAAGTCCCATTCAAAGAAATTGCTTCACAACGATTGCTTCACAACGATTGCTTCACAACGATAACTAGCCTAACGAATAGCCCTTTTTTATGCATGATAGAAATAAAAGTACTCGCTATAGCACAAACAAGAGAAGGCTAAAGGTAAACTTAGCTTATGTATTTTTATAGTGATACGGTAAAGTAATATTACTTTTATGCTTCAATCCTAACTCTGTCCCTAATAATGATAAATCTAGACTATGTAAAACTATTTACTCGGGTAGCTGCCACTCAAAATATATCTAAAGCTGGGGCTGAATTTGGCTTGTCATCGGCTGTGGCTAGCGCTCATCTTAGTAAGTTAGAGGAAAGTCTGGGTGTTCGGCTAATACATCGTACAACTCGAAAAGTATCGCTTACCGATGAAGGGGAGGAATTTCTTCCAAAGGCTAGGGATGTTCTTGTGTCAGCGGATATAGCTGTATCGTCGGTGAGAGGGGGAGCTAAGCCCAGTGGAAAATTACGAATAACAGCACCGGTTTCTTTTAGTCATATACATTTAATACCAGCATTAAATGAATTTATGGGAATTTTTCCTGATTTATCTGTAGAGCTTCGTCTCAGCGATACAATAGTCGACATTGTTGAGGGGGGATTTGATATTGCAATCCGAAATGCTGAGCTTAAAGATTCTGCATTGATAGCCAGGAAACTCGCTATAGACAATAGAATTATCTGTGCCTCACCAGAGTACCTTGAAAAGCATGGTAGGCCAGCAACCCCTGAAGCACTGCCAAAGCATAATTGTATTAACCTAATTGGTAATGACAATTGGCTGTTTAGAACCTCAAAGGGCCTATTAAATATTAAGACAAGAGGGGCTTTTACCACGGACAACGGCAAAGCAGTTTGCGATGCATGCGTGAACGGGATGGGGATTGTAATGTGCTCTACATGGATTGCTTATGAGCATTTACG
The nucleotide sequence above comes from Alteromonas naphthalenivorans. Encoded proteins:
- a CDS encoding LysR family transcriptional regulator, which gives rise to MINLDYVKLFTRVAATQNISKAGAEFGLSSAVASAHLSKLEESLGVRLIHRTTRKVSLTDEGEEFLPKARDVLVSADIAVSSVRGGAKPSGKLRITAPVSFSHIHLIPALNEFMGIFPDLSVELRLSDTIVDIVEGGFDIAIRNAELKDSALIARKLAIDNRIICASPEYLEKHGRPATPEALPKHNCINLIGNDNWLFRTSKGLLNIKTRGAFTTDNGKAVCDACVNGMGIVMCSTWIAYEHLRAGTLVQILEDYPLEADASIWAVYPSSKLVAPKVRAFIDYFSERYGSPPYWDRVQ